A single genomic interval of Panthera tigris isolate Pti1 chromosome E3, P.tigris_Pti1_mat1.1, whole genome shotgun sequence harbors:
- the IL4R gene encoding interleukin-4 receptor subunit alpha — protein sequence MGRLCSGLTFPVSCLILMWAAGSGSVKVLRAPTCFSDYLSTSVCQWNMDVPTNCSAELRLSYQLNFMGSENHTCVPENGEGAACACSMLMDDFVEADVYQLHLWAGTQLLWSGSFKPSSHVKPRAPGNLTVHPNVSHTWLLRWSNPYPRENHLHAELTYMVNISSEDDPTDSRIYNVTYMGPTLRVAASTLKSGASYSARVRAWAQSYNSTWSEWSPSTKWLNYYEPWEQHLPLGVSISCLVILAVCLSCYLSVIKIKKEWWDQIPNPAHSHLVAIVIQDPQVSLWGKRSRGQEPAKCPHWKTCLRKLLPCLLEHGMERKEDPSKIARNGPLQGSGKSAWCPVEVSKTILWPESISVVRCVELLEAPVESEEEEEEEEDKGSFCPSPVNLEDSFQEGREGIAARLTESLFLDLLGVEKGGFGPQGSLESWFPPPSGSAGAQMPWAEFPGPGSQEASPQGKEQPFDPRSGPLATLPQSPASPTFPETPPVVTDNPAYRSFGTFQGQSSGPGECDSGPELAGRLGEADPGIPAAPQPSEAPSALQPEPETWEQILRQRVLQHRGAPAPAPGSGYREFVCAVRQGSTQDGGVGGFGPSEEAGYKAFSSLLTSGAVCPETSGGEAGSGDGGYKPFQSLTPGCPGAPAPVPVPLFTFGLDAEPPHCPQDSPLPGSSPEPAGKAQDSHKTPPAPEQAADPLRDDLASGIVYSALTCHLCGHLKQCHGQEEGGEAHPVASPCCGCCCGDRSSPLVSPLRAPDPLPGGVPLEASLAPASPAPLAVSEEGPSSLCFQPAPSHAHSSSQTPKKVAMLSPEPTCTMAS from the exons ATGGGGCGGCTTTGCTCTGGGCTCACGTTCCCTGTGAGCTGTCTGATCCTGATGTGGGCGGCAGGCTCTG GGAGCGTCAAGGTCCTGCGTGCGCCCACCTGCTTCTCCGACTACCTCAGCACCTCCGTCTGCCAGTGGAACATGGATGTGCCCACGAACTGCAGCGCTGAGCTCCGCCTGTCCTACCAGCTGAACTTCATGGGGTCCGA AAACCACACGTGTGTCCCTGAGAACGGAGAAGGCGCGGCGTGTGCGTGCAGCATGCTGATGGACGACTTCGTCGAGGCGGACGTGTATCAGCTGCACCTGTGGGCGGGGACGCAGCTGCTGTGGAGCGGCTCCTTCAAGCCCAGCAGTCACG TGAAACCCAGGGCTCCCGGAAACCTCACGGTTCACCCCAACGTCTCCCACACGTGGCTGCTGAGGTGGAGCAACCCTTACCCCCGTGAGAACCACCTGCACGCCGAGCTCACCTACATGGTCAACATCTCGAGCGAAGACGACCCCACGGAT TCCAGAATCTATAATGTGACCTACATGGGGCCCACCCTCCGCGTGGCAGCCAGCACCCTGAAGTCTGGGGCTTCCTACAGCGCACGCGTGAGGGCCTGGGCTCAGAGCTACAACAGCACCTGGAGCGAGTGGAGCCCCAGCACCAAGTGGCTTAACT ACTACGAGCCCTGGGAGCAGCACCTCCCACTTGGCGTCAGCATCTCCTGCCTTGTCATCCTGGCCGTCTGCCTGTCCTGCTACCTCAGCGTCATCAA gattaagAAAGAATGGTGGGACCAGATTCCCAACCCCGCCCACAGCCACCTAGTGGCGATAGTCATCCAGGACCCACAG GTGTCGCTGTGGGGGAAGCGGTCCCGAGGCCAGGAACCAGCCAAGTGCCC ACACTGGAAGACTTGTCTTAGGAAGCTCCTGCCCTGTTTACTGGAGCACGgcatggaaaggaaagaggatCCCTCCAAGATTGCCAGAAATGGGCCTTTGCAGGGTTCTGGAAAATCAGCATGGTGCCCCGTGGAGGTCAGCAAGACGATCCTCTGGCCCGAGAGCATCAGCGTGGTGCGATGTGTGGAGCTCCTGGAGGCCCCGGTGGagagcgaggaggaggaggaggaggaggaagataaaGGGAGCTTCTGCCCCTCGCCTGTGAACCTCGAGGACAgcttccaggagggcagggagggcatcGCGGCCCGGCTGACAGAAAGCCTCTTCCTGGACCTTCTCGGGGTTGAGAAAGGGGGCTTTGGCCCACAGGGCTCTCTGGAATCGTGGTTTCCTCCTCCTTCGGGAAGTGCAGGTGCTCAGATGCCCTGGGCTGAGTTTCCGGGTCCGGGGTCCCAGGAGGCATCGCCCCAGGGCAAGGAGCAGCCTTTCGACCCCCGGTCCGGTCCTCTGGCCACTCTGCCCCAGAGCCCAGCCAGCCCGACTTTCCCAGAGACGCCCCCGGTCGTCACAGACAACCCCGCCTACCGCAGCTTCGGGACCTTCCAGGGCCAGTCCTCAGGTCCCGGCGAGTGTGACTCGGGCCCGGAGCTGGCGGGACGCCTGGGGGAGGCGGACCCCGGCATCCCCGCTGCCCCCCAGCCTTCGGAGGCGCCTTCCGCGCTCCAGCCCGAGCCAGAGACCTGGGAGCAGATTCTGCGTCAGCGAGTCCTGCAGCACAGGggggccccggccccggcccccggcaGCGGCTACCGAGAGTTTGTGTGCGCCGTGAGGCAGGGCAGCACCCAggacggcggggtggggggcttcgGCCCTTCGGAGGAGGCCGGGTACAAGGCCTTCTCGAGTCTGCTCACTAGCGGTGCCGTCTGCCCAGAGACGTCCGGGGGTGAGGCCGGCAGTGGGGACGGGGGTTACAAGCCCTTCCAGAGCCTCACTCCTGGCTGCCCTGGGGCCCCCGCCCCAGTCCCCGTCCCCCTGTTCACCTTCGGACTGGACGCGGAGCCACCTCATTGCCCGCAGGACTCCCCCCTCCCGGGCAGCTCCCCAGAGCCAGCGGGGAAGGCACAGGACAGCCACAAGACCCCGCCGGCCCCGGAGCAGGCCGCAGACCCCCTCCGGGACGACCTGGCCAGCGGCATTGTCTACTCAGCCCTCACCTGCCACCTGTGTGGCCACCTGAAGCAGTGTCACGGCCAGGAGGAGGGTGGCGAGGCCCATCCCGTGGCCAGCCCCTGCTGCGGCTGCTGCTGTGGAGACAGGTCCTCGCCGCTGGTGAGCCCTCTGAGGGCCCCGGACCCCTTGCCAGGTGGGGTGCCCCTGGAGGCCAGCCTCGCTCCAGCCTCCCCGGCACCCTTGGCTGTCTCAGAGGAGGGCCCGTCCTCCCTGTGCTTCCAGCCTGCCCCGAGCCATGCTCACAGCTCAAGCCAGACCCCCAAAAAGGTGGCCATGCTCTCCCCAGAGCCCACGTGCACGATGGCTTCCTAG